One window of the Alligator mississippiensis isolate rAllMis1 chromosome 5, rAllMis1, whole genome shotgun sequence genome contains the following:
- the RBM48 gene encoding RNA-binding protein 48 isoform X3, whose protein sequence is MKELVEQFALYGAIEEYNALDEYPAEQFTEVYLIKFQKLQNARAAKKKMDERNFFGSLLHVCYAPEFETVQETREKLQDRRKYIAKATSSKDHFSKMPQEPKRTVSNNSEYDFQSPTSGFRAADRTVGNWDPSACFPDFYKTLHCDVSAGNIAHPSGYHSQSHLASPQCVHYSTKAYECFSYNPSLKPAVQQGGHKHVSASPALQRTFDNGIDRFMPRATQLEERKRKRDEGNKLGIIGTNSDINEVVIGPQLPEMPKVDMEDDSLNTSASLIRNKLQEVAASVPETLKENRQDIQAKPLVKQRRRI, encoded by the exons ATGAAGGAATTAGTTGAACAGTTTGCATTATATGGTGCCATTGAAGAATACAATGCTCTAGATGAGTATCCAGCAGAACAATTTACAGAAGTTTATCTCATCAAATTCCAAAAGTTACAGAATGCAAG AGCGGCcaagaaaaaaatggatgaaCGGAATTTCTTTGGTAGCTTGCTCCACGTGTGTTATGCTCCAGAATTTGAAACAGTCCAAGAAACTAGGGAGAAGTTACAAGACAGAAGAAAATATATAGCAAAAGCAACAAGTAGTAAAG ATCATTTTTCAAAGATGCCACAGGAGCCTAAAAGGACTGTGTCAAATAACTCAGAGTATGACTTTCAGTCGCCAACCTCAGGATTCCGTGCTGCTGACAGAACTGTTGGCAACTGGGATCCATCTGCATGTTTTCCAGACTTTTACAAGACATTACATTGTGACGTCTCCGCAGGAAACATAGCACATCCTTCAGGCTATCACTCTCAGAGTCATTTGGCATCCCCTCAGTGTGTCCATTACAGTACTAAAGCTTATGAGTGCTTTAGCTACAATCCATCTCTGAAGCCAGCCGTACAGCAGGGAGGACATAAGCATGTATCTGCTTCTCCTGCACTGCAAAGAACTTTTGATAATGGAATTGATAGATTTATGCCACGGGCAACTCAGCTGGAAGAGCGGAAGAGAAAAAGAGACGAAGGCAATAAACTTGGAATAATTGGAACAAATTCAGATATTAATGAAGTTGTCATTGGACCTCAGCTGCCAGAAATGCCCAAAGTGGATATGGAGGATGATTCCTTGAATACTTCAGCAAGCTTAATTCGAAATAAACTTCAAGAG